From Paenibacillus graminis, a single genomic window includes:
- a CDS encoding class I SAM-dependent methyltransferase, translated as MYIASDWKDYEVIDTGGGEKLERWGDIILRRPDPQIIWPLANETAKWRDVHGHYHRSSAGGGQWEMKKNIPDDWKISYGKLKFHLRPTNFKHTGLFPEQAANWRWMMDKIAEAGRPISVLNLFAYTGGATVAAASAGASVVHVDAAKGMVQWAKENVQLSGLAERPVRFITDDVFKFVQREQRRGSKYDAIIMDPPSYGRGPGGEMWKLEASLYPFLESCLEIMSDRPLFMLINSYTTGISPTVLRNMLSMTMGNRYGGKLTSGEIGLPITASGMNLPCGILGRWEA; from the coding sequence ATGTATATAGCAAGTGATTGGAAGGACTACGAAGTCATCGATACCGGAGGCGGAGAAAAGCTGGAGCGCTGGGGAGACATTATTCTCCGCCGTCCTGACCCGCAAATCATCTGGCCGCTGGCCAATGAGACGGCAAAATGGCGCGACGTGCATGGACACTATCACCGCAGCTCCGCCGGAGGCGGACAATGGGAAATGAAAAAAAACATTCCGGACGACTGGAAAATTAGCTACGGCAAGCTGAAATTCCATTTACGCCCCACCAACTTCAAGCATACCGGCCTGTTCCCCGAGCAGGCGGCCAACTGGCGCTGGATGATGGACAAGATCGCTGAAGCGGGCCGTCCGATTTCCGTACTCAATCTGTTTGCTTACACTGGCGGCGCTACCGTCGCAGCAGCCAGCGCAGGTGCTTCCGTCGTGCATGTGGATGCCGCTAAAGGCATGGTCCAATGGGCGAAGGAAAATGTGCAGCTGTCCGGTCTGGCTGAACGTCCGGTCCGCTTCATTACCGACGATGTGTTCAAATTCGTACAGCGTGAGCAGCGCCGCGGCAGCAAGTACGACGCAATCATCATGGACCCGCCATCCTATGGCAGAGGACCCGGGGGTGAAATGTGGAAATTGGAAGCGAGCCTGTATCCGTTCCTGGAGAGCTGCCTGGAAATTATGAGCGACCGGCCGCTGTTCATGCTGATCAACTCCTACACCACCGGCATTTCGCCAACGGTTCTCCGCAACATGCTCTCGATGACGATGGGCAATCGTTATGGAGGCAAGCTGACCTCCGGTGAAATTGGCCTGCCGATTACAGCCTCCGGGATGAACCTGCCTTGCGGAATTCTGGGCCGCTGGGAGGCGTAA
- the parE gene encoding DNA topoisomerase IV subunit B gives MLEQIDMFAKVSKNGGTAATGYDADDIQVLEGLVAVRKRPGMYIGSTSSSGLHHLVWEIVDNAVDEHLAKFCSKIDITLRKDGSVTVLDNGRGIPTGMHKTGVPTPQVVFTILHAGGKFGGSGYKKSGGLHGVGASVTNALSEWLEVEIYRDGKIHRQRFEYWVDKSGKEHVGEPVTGLEVLGNTNKTGSKITFKPDIRVFPNGIALNYDTLAERVQEIAFLNSGLRIMLTDERSGRQDEYYYEGGASQFVQFLNEGKDVLHDVIHFSSEKDDIEVEVALQYNAGYTETLASFVNSIPTRSGGTHETGFKTAYTRVLNDYARRTQLLKEKDKNLEGNDLREGMMAVISVKMSEVEFVGQTKDQLGSASARSAVDYIVSENMARFLEENPQVAQSLLKKSIQASKAREAARKARDEIRSGKKRSESSNLGGKLSPAQSKDVTRTELFIVEGDSAGGSAKQGRDSKIQAILPLKGKPMNSEKAKLLDVLKNDEFKAIISTIGAGIGPDFAVEDSNYSKIIIMTDADTDGAHIQVLLLTFFYRYMKPLIDAGKVYIAQPPLYKLTRKSGKLETVRYAWSDEELANYLKEFGKNFELQRYKGLGEMNPDQLWETTMNPESRNLLQVQIEDAAKAERRVSTLMGDKVDPRKRWIVENVDFTEIEE, from the coding sequence ATGCTCGAACAGATCGATATGTTTGCAAAAGTCTCCAAGAACGGCGGCACTGCCGCGACTGGATACGATGCTGACGACATTCAGGTGCTCGAAGGTCTGGTTGCAGTACGCAAACGGCCCGGCATGTATATCGGCAGTACGAGTTCTTCGGGACTGCACCATCTGGTATGGGAAATCGTGGATAACGCCGTAGATGAGCATTTGGCTAAATTTTGCTCGAAGATTGATATTACCCTCCGCAAGGATGGCTCAGTGACCGTGCTCGATAACGGACGCGGAATTCCAACCGGAATGCACAAGACCGGAGTGCCTACACCGCAGGTGGTATTTACGATCCTCCACGCAGGCGGTAAATTCGGAGGCTCCGGCTACAAGAAATCCGGCGGTCTGCACGGCGTAGGGGCTTCAGTCACGAATGCTTTGTCCGAGTGGCTGGAAGTTGAAATATACCGGGACGGCAAAATCCACCGGCAGCGCTTTGAATATTGGGTAGATAAAAGCGGGAAGGAGCATGTCGGTGAGCCCGTAACGGGGCTTGAAGTTCTGGGGAATACGAATAAGACCGGATCGAAGATTACGTTCAAGCCGGATATTCGCGTCTTTCCAAACGGCATTGCCCTGAATTATGATACGCTTGCGGAACGGGTGCAGGAGATTGCATTTCTGAATTCCGGACTGCGCATTATGCTGACGGATGAACGCAGCGGCCGCCAGGATGAATACTATTATGAAGGCGGGGCCAGCCAGTTCGTGCAGTTCCTCAATGAGGGCAAGGATGTGCTGCATGATGTGATCCATTTCAGCTCGGAGAAGGATGATATTGAAGTTGAGGTAGCGCTGCAGTACAATGCCGGTTATACAGAAACGCTGGCTTCCTTCGTGAACTCGATTCCTACCCGCAGCGGCGGCACGCATGAAACAGGCTTCAAGACAGCCTACACCCGGGTGTTGAATGATTATGCCCGCCGGACGCAGCTGCTCAAGGAAAAGGACAAGAACCTGGAGGGCAATGATCTCCGCGAAGGCATGATGGCGGTAATCAGCGTCAAGATGTCCGAGGTGGAATTCGTCGGGCAGACCAAGGACCAGCTTGGCAGCGCCTCTGCGCGCAGTGCCGTGGATTATATCGTATCTGAGAATATGGCCCGTTTCCTGGAAGAAAATCCGCAGGTGGCTCAGAGTCTGCTGAAGAAGTCCATTCAGGCTTCTAAGGCTCGGGAAGCGGCACGCAAAGCCCGCGATGAGATCCGCAGCGGCAAAAAACGCAGTGAAAGCTCAAATCTTGGCGGCAAGCTGTCTCCTGCACAGTCCAAGGATGTGACACGCACAGAGCTGTTCATTGTCGAAGGCGATTCTGCCGGAGGCTCCGCCAAGCAGGGCCGGGATTCCAAGATTCAGGCCATCCTGCCGCTGAAGGGCAAGCCGATGAATTCCGAGAAGGCCAAGCTGCTGGATGTGCTTAAGAACGACGAATTCAAGGCGATAATTTCCACCATTGGTGCAGGGATCGGACCGGATTTTGCCGTAGAAGACAGCAATTATTCCAAGATCATCATCATGACCGATGCCGATACGGACGGGGCGCATATCCAGGTGCTGCTGCTGACCTTTTTCTATCGTTATATGAAGCCGCTGATCGATGCCGGCAAGGTCTACATCGCCCAGCCTCCGCTTTATAAGCTGACGCGCAAATCGGGCAAGCTGGAGACGGTACGCTACGCCTGGAGCGATGAGGAACTGGCGAACTACCTGAAGGAGTTTGGCAAGAATTTCGAGCTGCAGCGCTACAAGGGACTTGGTGAAATGAACCCGGATCAGCTGTGGGAGACTACGATGAATCCGGAATCGCGCAACCTGCTGCAGGTGCAGATTGAGGACGCCGCCAAAGCCGAGCGCCGTGTATCCACGCTGATGGGCGATAAGGTTGACCCCCGCAAGCGCTGGATTGTGGAGAATGTCGATTTCACGGAGATTGAGGAGTAG
- a CDS encoding RluA family pseudouridine synthase, giving the protein MLPGAAGDSGSGSSRFEILYEDNHLLGIVKPVNIPVQEDATGDPDLLSLLKQDVKERFHKPGNVYMGLVHRLDRPVGGAMIFAKTSKAASRLSESVRSHHFRKVYLTVVHGKPPAAQGRLVNTLLKDAKTNTVTIVRKGTPGGKEAILDYTVIGSAGGYSLLKIDLLTGRSHQIRVQLSGIRCPLYGDQKYGAAVNKPGQQIALWSAVVGFPHPVTKEETELISIPPQTHPWSLWSQHIQKQAIL; this is encoded by the coding sequence ATGTTGCCCGGTGCAGCCGGGGATTCCGGCAGCGGAAGCTCCCGGTTCGAGATCCTGTACGAAGACAACCATTTGCTCGGCATTGTGAAGCCCGTTAATATTCCTGTACAGGAGGATGCCACAGGAGATCCCGATCTGCTCAGTCTGTTGAAGCAAGATGTGAAGGAACGTTTCCATAAACCGGGCAATGTATATATGGGTCTGGTCCACCGGCTGGACCGGCCGGTCGGCGGGGCGATGATTTTTGCCAAGACCTCCAAAGCTGCTTCCCGGCTGTCCGAAAGCGTCCGCTCCCATCACTTCCGCAAAGTATATTTAACTGTGGTTCATGGCAAACCTCCGGCCGCGCAGGGCCGTCTGGTCAACACGCTGCTGAAGGATGCCAAGACCAACACGGTCACGATTGTCCGCAAAGGCACGCCCGGCGGCAAGGAAGCTATTCTGGATTATACGGTGATCGGGAGCGCCGGAGGCTATAGCCTGCTTAAGATTGACCTGCTTACCGGACGTTCCCACCAGATCCGGGTGCAGCTTAGCGGTATCCGGTGTCCCCTGTATGGTGACCAGAAATACGGAGCCGCTGTCAACAAGCCCGGCCAGCAGATTGCCTTGTGGTCTGCAGTTGTCGGCTTCCCGCATCCCGTGACCAAAGAGGAAACTGAACTGATCTCTATCCCCCCGCAGACCCATCCGTGGAGCCTGTGGTCACAGCATATACAAAAGCAGGCCATCCTTTAA
- a CDS encoding GDSL-type esterase/lipase family protein gives MNDSKWTWRAVSLISIAATILLLGGFVYAVKDILYPRGEALLTTLPQETAAPAAATDGVIKIVALGDSLAKGTGDNEGSGFVKRTIDGLTAKGSKASLTGNLGINGMTTAGLQSRLQQEGVKYALRQSNVILVSIGGNDLFRGSDLLGSSSKGQQIAVPETESTDSGGTGTSAGSGLGAGEGMTGGAEGAGDLTPESLLAALPEAAKRLNTILERIAEINPEAQIFYMGLYNPFGDIPELLVPGNQAVTAWNNAAMDIINKHSNMTLVPTFDLFNRHLDKYLSGDHFHPNGDGYQRMSERIVQAVQ, from the coding sequence TTGAACGATTCCAAGTGGACCTGGCGGGCAGTCAGCCTGATTTCCATCGCGGCTACAATTCTTTTGCTGGGCGGGTTTGTTTATGCAGTGAAGGATATCTTGTATCCGAGAGGGGAAGCCTTGCTGACCACTTTACCGCAGGAAACAGCAGCTCCGGCTGCTGCAACTGACGGAGTAATCAAAATAGTGGCATTAGGGGACTCTCTGGCTAAAGGAACGGGCGATAACGAGGGAAGCGGCTTCGTAAAGCGCACAATAGATGGCTTGACAGCAAAAGGCAGCAAAGCAAGTCTGACCGGCAACCTGGGGATCAACGGCATGACCACAGCCGGACTGCAGAGCAGGCTCCAGCAGGAAGGCGTGAAATATGCGCTGCGCCAGTCCAATGTGATCCTGGTCTCCATTGGCGGGAATGATCTGTTCAGGGGCTCCGACCTTTTAGGGAGCAGCAGTAAAGGCCAGCAAATAGCGGTACCCGAAACAGAAAGTACCGACAGTGGAGGTACAGGTACCAGTGCAGGCTCGGGATTAGGAGCTGGCGAGGGGATGACTGGTGGTGCTGAAGGGGCCGGAGATCTAACCCCCGAATCTCTGCTGGCAGCACTGCCGGAAGCGGCTAAACGGCTGAATACGATACTGGAACGCATTGCGGAGATTAATCCTGAGGCACAGATCTTTTATATGGGGCTTTATAACCCCTTTGGAGATATTCCTGAGCTGCTTGTACCCGGCAATCAGGCGGTCACCGCCTGGAATAATGCGGCGATGGATATTATTAATAAGCACAGCAATATGACGCTTGTCCCAACCTTTGATTTGTTCAACCGCCATCTGGACAAGTATTTATCGGGCGACCATTTTCATCCGAATGGCGATGGATACCAGCGGATGAGTGAGCGGATCGTTCAGGCGGTGCAATAA
- a CDS encoding ABC transporter ATP-binding protein, translated as MTKDQSGGSGTVVLSVEGVRKKIGRKWIINDVTFDVREGEVFGFLGPNGAGKTTTIRMLVDLIRPSEGSITVCGYNVNRQPEKALQYVGSIVENPEVYTYLTGWENLQHFARMQPGVDKARIDEVVDIVRLDQRIHDKVSTYSLGMRQRLGIAQALLGRPRLLILDEPTNGLDPKGIKELREFIRQLAAEGLAVFVSSHLLSEIQLLCDRVAIISKGRVLAVGGVEDLVARNSPYVLWELEPLSRAKKILDSRPDISLMELDEVTLDDSIIAGMGANSLVTVMEEDLIPEIVAVLVTAEVEVRAVHKINPTLEQLFLKLTEGETID; from the coding sequence ATGACAAAAGATCAAAGCGGCGGCTCCGGAACGGTAGTGCTGTCTGTCGAGGGTGTCCGCAAAAAGATAGGCCGTAAATGGATTATTAACGATGTAACCTTTGATGTGCGGGAAGGCGAAGTTTTTGGCTTTCTCGGTCCGAATGGAGCCGGAAAAACGACGACAATCCGCATGCTTGTGGATCTGATCCGTCCCAGTGAGGGGAGTATTACCGTATGCGGCTATAATGTGAACCGGCAGCCCGAAAAAGCGCTGCAATATGTCGGCTCCATTGTAGAGAACCCGGAGGTATATACCTACCTGACCGGGTGGGAGAACCTGCAGCATTTTGCCCGGATGCAGCCGGGAGTGGACAAGGCCCGCATTGACGAGGTAGTGGATATTGTCAGGCTGGATCAGCGGATTCACGATAAGGTGAGCACGTATTCGCTCGGCATGCGCCAGCGTCTGGGCATTGCCCAAGCCCTTCTAGGACGGCCCCGGCTGCTTATTCTGGATGAACCGACCAACGGGCTTGATCCCAAAGGAATCAAGGAACTGCGGGAATTCATCCGCCAGCTTGCTGCTGAAGGGCTTGCTGTATTTGTATCCAGCCATCTGCTGAGCGAAATTCAGCTGCTGTGTGACCGTGTGGCAATCATCAGCAAAGGCCGGGTACTGGCTGTAGGCGGAGTAGAGGATCTGGTCGCCCGGAATTCTCCTTATGTACTCTGGGAACTGGAACCGTTAAGCAGAGCAAAAAAGATCCTGGACAGCCGCCCGGATATTTCACTGATGGAGCTGGATGAGGTGACGCTGGACGATTCCATAATTGCCGGAATGGGGGCGAATTCTCTGGTTACGGTGATGGAGGAGGATTTGATCCCAGAAATTGTAGCCGTGCTGGTTACAGCTGAAGTGGAAGTAAGAGCCGTGCATAAAATCAATCCCACACTGGAACAGCTATTCTTGAAGCTAACGGAAGGTGAAACTATTGACTAG
- a CDS encoding ABC transporter permease, with protein sequence MPLIRNECLKIIKKKRFYIILLILVVLVPMFTYAQMRIADRNKDKFNSDWRLEIQQQITDNQNSLGSDRIPEEWKSYRKIFVQQLQYYLDHDVNPNEPSGVTFTREFLDNSVSLFIPLLIMAVASDLVSGERTTGTIKMLLTRPVKRWKVLFSKMAALLMFVSLIVLAAFVISYLISGLAFGYKGFNVPVFTGFQLNGDTVDMSSVHAVPQWKYLLMQGGLIWFVSVVVALLAFMVSVLVRSTAASIVVMMAALIAGTILTNMASAWTTAKYLFMVNLGLTGYLAGSPAPIEGMTLSFSMGVLAVWGILSVIISFAVFTKRDILN encoded by the coding sequence ATGCCGCTCATCCGCAATGAGTGCCTGAAGATTATAAAAAAGAAGCGTTTCTACATCATTTTGCTCATTCTGGTTGTTCTCGTGCCTATGTTCACCTATGCACAGATGCGGATTGCCGACCGCAACAAGGATAAGTTCAATTCGGACTGGAGGCTGGAGATTCAGCAGCAGATCACGGACAACCAGAATTCGCTGGGCAGCGACCGGATTCCGGAGGAATGGAAGTCATACCGGAAAATATTTGTCCAGCAGCTGCAATATTATCTGGATCATGATGTGAACCCCAATGAGCCCAGCGGGGTAACCTTCACCCGGGAGTTCTTGGACAACTCGGTATCCTTGTTCATTCCGCTGCTGATTATGGCTGTAGCCTCTGACCTGGTCTCTGGAGAGCGGACCACCGGGACCATCAAAATGCTGTTGACCCGTCCGGTGAAACGCTGGAAGGTGCTGTTCAGCAAAATGGCGGCGCTGCTAATGTTCGTCTCGCTCATTGTGCTTGCGGCCTTTGTGATCAGCTACCTTATTTCCGGTCTTGCTTTTGGCTATAAGGGATTTAACGTGCCAGTCTTTACGGGTTTTCAGCTGAATGGTGACACCGTGGACATGTCCTCCGTACATGCGGTGCCGCAGTGGAAATATCTGCTGATGCAAGGCGGCTTGATTTGGTTCGTGAGCGTAGTTGTTGCACTCCTGGCCTTTATGGTGTCCGTGCTTGTCCGCAGCACAGCCGCAAGTATTGTGGTCATGATGGCGGCGCTGATTGCCGGCACCATTCTGACCAATATGGCTTCGGCGTGGACGACGGCCAAATATTTATTTATGGTCAATCTGGGTCTGACCGGGTATTTGGCCGGATCACCCGCTCCCATTGAGGGGATGACGCTGTCTTTTTCCATGGGGGTACTGGCCGTTTGGGGGATTCTTTCGGTGATCATTTCATTCGCCGTCTTTACGAAACGGGATATTTTGAATTAG
- a CDS encoding helix-turn-helix domain-containing protein, translated as MFDLSELYYPITANPAGASEFLPSKALRPYIRCFWGSAALQQAGAFEAKTPRVETASLIQGPEVIIPDTCMDIIWEWDAATGEAGGMFCGINDAPFETGQADQPAVQLYFAIRFHFWAVHLFADEHLRDVLNVHVPVEQYFGLFCSELGHRLQASRTFTECIAAAENYLLRRLDRRSGGGSDSMMNAVYSILKHRGVVNAKELENSAGVSSRQLERLFREYIGLTPKKTADLVRFQNVWLDLYLSPPPHKAMLDMVYDYRYTHQSHMINSFKRFAGKTPLEALAYARR; from the coding sequence ATGTTTGACCTCTCAGAGCTGTATTATCCGATTACGGCCAACCCGGCGGGTGCCAGTGAGTTTCTGCCTAGTAAGGCATTGCGGCCTTATATCCGCTGCTTCTGGGGCAGTGCGGCTCTGCAGCAGGCAGGTGCATTCGAAGCCAAGACGCCCCGTGTTGAGACAGCATCCCTGATTCAGGGGCCGGAAGTGATTATACCGGATACCTGCATGGATATTATATGGGAATGGGATGCGGCTACAGGTGAAGCCGGAGGGATGTTTTGCGGAATCAATGATGCCCCGTTTGAAACTGGACAAGCTGATCAGCCCGCAGTCCAACTATATTTTGCCATCCGGTTTCATTTCTGGGCCGTGCATTTGTTTGCGGATGAGCATCTCAGGGATGTGCTTAATGTACACGTTCCGGTCGAGCAATATTTCGGGCTATTCTGCAGCGAATTAGGCCACAGGCTTCAAGCTTCGCGTACATTCACAGAATGCATCGCTGCGGCAGAAAATTATCTGCTGAGGCGTCTGGACCGGAGGAGCGGAGGAGGCTCTGACAGCATGATGAATGCCGTCTACAGTATTCTTAAACATAGAGGTGTGGTTAATGCCAAAGAGCTTGAGAACAGTGCAGGGGTGAGCAGCCGGCAGCTGGAGAGGCTTTTTCGCGAATATATCGGCCTTACGCCCAAAAAGACTGCGGATCTGGTACGGTTTCAAAATGTATGGCTGGACCTGTATCTGTCGCCCCCGCCTCACAAGGCAATGCTGGATATGGTTTACGATTACCGTTACACCCACCAGTCCCATATGATCAACAGCTTCAAGAGATTCGCCGGAAAAACGCCGCTGGAGGCTTTGGCCTATGCCCGGAGGTAG
- a CDS encoding VOC family protein produces MISSFEGINLYTKDTAALAKFYADLLGVPVPFEGFGNYDGAKIGFDKGQPGLIIWDENKWGKHTTGVVNLVFSCSSLDETYEQLKAGGLDCQPPATMEYGGKEMNFRDPDGNGITLLEGAYC; encoded by the coding sequence ATGATTTCTTCATTCGAAGGTATTAACCTGTATACAAAGGATACGGCTGCTTTGGCAAAATTTTATGCGGACCTGCTTGGGGTTCCGGTGCCTTTTGAGGGATTTGGCAATTATGACGGGGCGAAGATCGGTTTTGACAAGGGACAGCCGGGGCTGATTATTTGGGATGAGAACAAATGGGGCAAGCACACTACAGGTGTTGTCAATCTGGTGTTCTCTTGCAGCAGCCTGGATGAGACTTATGAGCAGCTGAAGGCGGGAGGGCTGGACTGCCAGCCGCCGGCCACCATGGAGTATGGGGGCAAGGAAATGAATTTCCGTGACCCGGACGGCAATGGGATTACTCTCCTGGAAGGGGCATATTGTTGA
- a CDS encoding MarR family winged helix-turn-helix transcriptional regulator: protein MHSTEFSKIWHKLLKDYKLHMDSNLAPTLTDAQLTVLELLQERDAMKPSDLAPHLATSPAAVTMLLDRMEKHGLIVRERDAADRRIVWVSITETGKRETERGLQIRSDFFAEALDPISSHNQQLLLYLMGKMVVAPTPEGSTP from the coding sequence GTGCACTCCACTGAATTCAGTAAGATCTGGCATAAATTATTGAAGGATTATAAGTTACATATGGACAGCAACCTTGCCCCTACACTTACAGATGCCCAACTCACCGTACTGGAATTACTGCAGGAACGTGACGCGATGAAGCCTTCCGATCTGGCTCCGCATCTGGCGACCAGCCCGGCAGCGGTAACGATGCTGCTGGACCGGATGGAGAAGCATGGTCTGATTGTCCGGGAGCGTGATGCTGCCGACCGGCGGATTGTATGGGTAAGCATCACGGAAACGGGCAAGCGGGAGACTGAGCGCGGGCTTCAGATCCGCAGTGATTTTTTTGCTGAGGCACTGGACCCGATTTCTTCCCATAACCAGCAGCTCCTGCTCTACCTGATGGGCAAAATGGTTGTCGCTCCAACACCGGAGGGCTCAACCCCCTAA
- the gyrA gene encoding DNA gyrase subunit A, translating into MSSLSEQFLPAFLEEVVGDRFGRYSKYIIQDRAIPDVRDGLKPVQRRILYAMYDSGNTPDKPYRKSAKTVGDVMGNYHPHGDSSIYEGMVRMAQPWKMGHVLIDGHGNWGSMDDDPAAAMRYTEARLSPIAMEMMRDIEKRTVLFKDNFDNTAKEPVVVPSRYPNLLVNGTSGISAGFATEIPPHNLREVIDACIAVMQKPDIALEDIMTFIKGPDFPTGGTIMGGDGIMDAYRTGKGRIYLRSKTEIETLRGGKQQIVITEVPFQIVKSRLVTSMENIRLEKKIEGIAEVRDESGRDGLRIVVELKKEADAQGILAYLLKKTDLQVTYNFNMVAIVNKSPQQLGLKAILEAYIAHQREVVTHRTRFDLEKAEDRAHVLEGLVKALNILDEVIAAIKASKNRQDAQNNLVWMFGFSERQADSILTLQLYRLTNLEIHSLQKELDEMHARIAVLQGILDSDKKLIAVIRKELIEIRDKYGIDRRSLIQGEVEELKVSLEVLVNAEDVLVALSADGYIKRTGMPSFTRSGGERHASGVKEGDHIIKLMDLNTRDSLLVFTRKGQYFLLPVHQIPEFKWKEPGTAIVNVIGLAKGDGIAAILPVGNMDDPGASLVFVTRKGQVKRTELKEYSTSRSGAVAACKVAEGDEVITVALSSGDKEIVLVTREGMSIRFRENEVNPMGRVASGVRGIQLREGDEVVSCFWVNEDEGEILAVTEIGYAKRTLLLDYPAQSRGGKGMPTFEFKEGKRVRPNGSRISGAFYCREPLELLAITREGATFTFSSESAPLGERRSIGKQLMAVEKKDEITSLFPAIK; encoded by the coding sequence ATGAGCAGTTTATCAGAACAGTTTTTGCCGGCTTTTCTGGAAGAGGTCGTCGGTGACCGCTTTGGCCGGTATTCCAAATATATTATTCAGGACCGGGCGATTCCGGATGTCCGCGACGGGCTGAAGCCCGTGCAGCGCCGGATTCTGTATGCGATGTACGATTCAGGCAATACCCCTGACAAGCCATACCGCAAGTCCGCCAAGACGGTCGGGGATGTGATGGGGAACTATCATCCCCATGGAGACTCGTCCATCTACGAAGGCATGGTGCGGATGGCACAGCCCTGGAAGATGGGCCACGTCCTTATAGACGGCCACGGGAACTGGGGTTCCATGGATGATGACCCGGCAGCAGCGATGCGTTACACGGAAGCGCGGCTGTCGCCGATCGCGATGGAGATGATGCGCGATATCGAGAAGCGTACGGTGCTGTTCAAGGACAACTTTGACAATACGGCCAAAGAGCCGGTGGTAGTTCCTTCACGGTACCCGAATCTGCTGGTCAACGGAACCAGCGGCATCTCTGCCGGGTTCGCGACGGAAATTCCTCCGCACAATCTGCGTGAGGTTATTGATGCTTGCATCGCTGTCATGCAGAAACCGGATATTGCGCTGGAGGACATCATGACCTTTATCAAAGGTCCGGATTTTCCGACAGGCGGCACCATTATGGGCGGCGATGGCATCATGGATGCTTACCGCACCGGCAAAGGGCGCATCTACTTACGCTCCAAGACGGAAATTGAGACGCTGCGCGGCGGAAAGCAGCAGATTGTAATTACTGAGGTGCCGTTCCAGATCGTCAAGTCCCGGCTGGTCACCTCCATGGAGAATATCCGGCTGGAAAAGAAGATTGAAGGTATTGCTGAAGTCCGCGATGAGAGCGGACGCGATGGCCTCCGGATCGTGGTCGAGCTTAAGAAAGAGGCGGATGCCCAGGGTATCCTGGCTTACCTGCTCAAAAAAACCGATCTGCAGGTTACTTATAATTTCAACATGGTGGCCATCGTCAACAAGTCTCCACAGCAGCTTGGCCTCAAGGCTATCCTGGAGGCTTACATCGCCCATCAGCGCGAGGTGGTAACCCACCGCACCCGTTTCGATCTGGAAAAAGCAGAAGACCGCGCCCACGTCCTGGAAGGGCTGGTCAAAGCGCTGAACATTCTGGATGAGGTCATCGCCGCCATCAAAGCGTCGAAGAACCGCCAGGATGCCCAGAACAATCTGGTCTGGATGTTCGGCTTCAGTGAACGCCAGGCGGATTCGATCCTCACCTTGCAGCTGTACAGATTAACCAACCTGGAGATCCATTCGCTCCAGAAGGAGCTGGACGAAATGCATGCCCGCATTGCCGTGCTGCAGGGGATTCTGGACAGTGACAAGAAATTGATCGCCGTAATCCGGAAAGAGCTTATTGAAATCCGCGACAAATACGGCATCGACCGCCGCTCGCTCATCCAGGGCGAAGTGGAGGAGCTTAAAGTCAGCCTTGAAGTGCTCGTCAACGCCGAAGATGTTCTTGTAGCTCTTTCAGCGGACGGATACATCAAACGGACCGGCATGCCGTCCTTTACCCGGTCAGGCGGTGAACGCCATGCTTCAGGTGTGAAGGAAGGCGACCATATCATCAAGCTGATGGACCTGAATACCCGGGACAGCCTGCTTGTGTTTACCCGCAAAGGCCAATATTTCCTGCTTCCGGTCCATCAGATACCGGAGTTTAAATGGAAAGAGCCGGGTACGGCGATCGTCAACGTGATTGGCCTTGCCAAGGGGGATGGGATTGCCGCTATTCTGCCGGTGGGCAATATGGATGATCCTGGAGCCAGCCTGGTCTTCGTCACGCGCAAGGGCCAAGTGAAGCGTACGGAGCTCAAGGAATACTCTACCAGCCGCTCAGGGGCGGTTGCAGCCTGCAAGGTGGCTGAGGGGGATGAGGTCATTACTGTGGCGTTAAGCAGCGGTGACAAGGAGATTGTGCTGGTGACCCGTGAAGGCATGAGCATCCGCTTCCGTGAGAACGAAGTGAACCCAATGGGCCGTGTTGCCAGTGGGGTGAGGGGAATACAATTGCGTGAAGGAGACGAGGTGGTCTCCTGCTTCTGGGTCAATGAAGATGAAGGCGAAATCCTGGCTGTAACTGAAATTGGCTATGCCAAACGCACGCTCCTCCTGGACTATCCTGCACAGAGCCGGGGCGGCAAAGGTATGCCAACCTTCGAATTCAAGGAAGGCAAACGTGTCCGTCCGAACGGCAGCAGAATTTCAGGTGCCTTCTATTGCCGGGAACCGCTGGAACTGTTGGCTATTACCCGCGAGGGGGCAACGTTTACCTTTTCCTCTGAATCGGCGCCGCTCGGGGAACGCCGTTCGATAGGCAAGCAGCTGATGGCCGTAGAGAAGAAGGACGAGATTACCAGTCTGTTTCCCGCGATCAAATAA